The sequence AGGATACTGGAAGGCGAGGAAGATGCCGGCGCGGGAGCGCTCGTCGATGCTCATCTCGAAGATGTCCTCGCCATCGAGCGTCACGCTGCCGCCGGTGACGACGTAGCCCTCGTGGCCGGCGATGACCTTGGAAAGGGTGGATTTCCCGGAACCGTTCGGTCCCATGATGGCGTGGACTTCCCCGGCGGGGATTTCAAGGGTCACGCCCTTGAGGATTTCGGTGCCGTCTTCGAGCGTGGCGTGGAGGTCTTTGATGACGAGGGACATGGCGTGGGAGTCGGGAATCAGTGGGAAGAGGGGGAGGGGAGCTCGCCGCGGAGCGTGATCTCGACGTCGCTGATCACGGCGCCGGGCGGCAGGTCGAGGAGGTCGGCGAGATTGACGCCGGGTTTGAAAGTCACGTCGTGGATCGCGCCGGTGGCCTTGTCGTGGAAATGGCCGTGCTCCTCCAGGTTCGGACAGAACCGGGACGGATTGCGGTCGAAGTTCACCTGGCGCACGATCCCGTGCTGCACGAGGGCTTCCAGGCAGTTGTAAACCGTTGCCAATGAGATGTTTGGCAGGGTGTCCTTGACCCGCAGGAAGACGTCGTTCGCGGTCGGGTGGTCGCGGGTTCCCATCAGCACGCGATACACCTCCCGCCGCTGGCGGGTCATGCGCAGGCCCTCGATTTCCTCGGGGATCGGCGTTTCGGCGTTGCTGTCTGACAGATCGTGGACCATTCCGGCGCGGCAAACTACGGCCCCGGAATTCGATAGCAAGAATTATTCTAAAAAGGCGCTAACAGCTTTTTTCTCCCCGGATTTTGATTTTC comes from Luteolibacter sp. LG18 and encodes:
- a CDS encoding transcriptional repressor, whose amino-acid sequence is MVHDLSDSNAETPIPEEIEGLRMTRQRREVYRVLMGTRDHPTANDVFLRVKDTLPNISLATVYNCLEALVQHGIVRQVNFDRNPSRFCPNLEEHGHFHDKATGAIHDVTFKPGVNLADLLDLPPGAVISDVEITLRGELPSPSSH